Proteins encoded together in one Theileria parva strain Muguga chromosome 3 map unlocalized ctg_530, whole genome shotgun sequence window:
- a CDS encoding putative integral membrane protein produces MSLDPKEAAKAVKNALSHPPEAIKFHITTGVCLAVLLALVLVLYLFFTTFKNDPVLYTHMSLGGNEKEKY; encoded by the exons ATGTCTCTTGATCCC aaGGAAGCTGCAAAAGCTGTAAAAAATGCCTTATCACATCCGCCAGAGGCTATTAAATTTCACATAACCACAGG AGTTTGTTTAGCTGTTTTGTTGGCTCTAGTTCTAGTTTTATATCTTTTCTTTACTACATTCaag AACGATCCCGTACTATATACTCACATGTCACTGGGAGGGAACGA GAAGGAGAAATACTGA
- a CDS encoding Alba family protein, translating into MTGENAEENNKQKGTRPPNSLIVSLSKNSSFYANIGIKLLNGANDHLSYDEIFVTGLGTAIKVAIETAMLLSNRKVGVIKKIETSYYNSDTVKKHIPKINIIVAKS; encoded by the exons ATGACTGGCGAAAATGCTGAAGAAAATAACAAACAAAAGGGCACTAGGCCCCCAAATTCTTTAATT GTTTCACTTTCGAAGAATTCTTCCTTCTACGCCAATATCGGCATTAAACTTCTCAACGGGGCGAATGACCATCTCTCCTACGATGAAATTTTCGTAACCGGTTTGGGAACTGCTATTAAGGTCGCTATTGAGACGGCAATGCTTCTCTCAAACCGTAAAGTTG GTGTTATTAAGAAGATTGAGACTTCTTACTACAATTCCGACACAGTCAAAAAACACATTCCAAAAATTAACATCATTGTTGCTAAATCTTAG
- a CDS encoding CS domain protein, which produces MDSSRNKSFNGEGGTEYEWEQSYDDLILYVKVTPKTNKNDISVTFNTNSINIQILNNHNTKAQSNTSENSTNTQNNTNIEESVRKLYGELYSIIVIKESFWMLGDSELEVHLSKAKPGEVWQSLFKGDKALSDFAHRDEKKRLLLERFQKEHPRFDFSDAQMNGNVPEPRTFMR; this is translated from the exons ATGGATTCTAGTAGAAATAAGTCATTTAATG gtGAAGGTGGAACTGAGTATGAATGGGAACAGTCGTACGACGACTTAATTCTCTACGTCAAAGTCACACCTAAAACGAATAAAAATGACATTTCAGTAACATTCAACACAAATTCAATCAATATTCAAATTCTCAACAACCATAATACCAAAGCACAGAGTAATACTTCAGAAAATAGTACAAACACACAAAATAACACAAATATTGAAGAAAGTGTTAGAAAACTGTATGGAGAGTTGTACTCgataatagtaataaagGAGTCGTTTTGGATGTTAGGAGATTCGGAGCTTGAAGTTCATTTATCCAAGGCGAAACCGGGAGAGGTATGGCAGAGTTTATTTAAAGGTGATAAAGCTTTATCAGATTTCGCACATAGAGATGAAAAGAAAAGGTTATTGCTTGAAAGATTTCAGAAAGAACACCCGAGATTTGATTTTAGCGACGCCCAAATGAATGGAAATGTTCCAGAACCAAGAACATTCATGAGATGA
- a CDS encoding Thioesterase superfamily protein, with product MVKIPEWCHKYFKYRSYSELELFSLSKLTQNKYGHLFNDLLMRDEGFTKRMFINTSSEVMENGTGPAMEECDTLKREEVLKMLSKEQSRKSKVHLLTVVNVGNNACGHAGVWHGGVISAIFDNLFGLMGNVVLPLAATKSLTINFKSPVSVGTTVVAVTEHDPETSKDADRFTVSGSMFDESGKLVATGSSELVDVSKRWAK from the coding sequence ATGGTAAAGATACCAGAGTGGTGTCATAAATACTTCAAATATAGGTCATATTCAGAGCTTGAGCTATTTAGCCTTTCGAAGCTCACACAGAACAAGTATGGTCACCTGTTCAACGATCTATTGATGAGGGATGAAGGGTTTACTAAAAGAATGTTCATCAACACCTCCTCAGAAGTCATGGAGAACGGCACGGGTCCGGCAATGGAGGAGTGTGATACCCTGAAAAGGGAAGAAGTGTTGAAGATGCTCTCAAAAGAACAATCGAGGAAGAGCAAAGTGCATTTGTTAACAGTTGTGAACGTTGGAAACAACGCCTGTGGTCATGCAGGAGTTTGGCATGGCGGAGTTATTAGCGCCATTTTCGACAATTTGTTTGGACTAATGGGTAATGTAGTTTTACCTCTAGCAGCCACAAAGTCACTTACAATTAACTTCAAGTCCCCAGTATCTGTGGGAACAACTGTGGTTGCCGTAACCGAACATGACCCTGAGACGTCTAAAGACGCAGATCGCTTCACAGTCTCAGGCTCAATGTTCGATGAAAGTGGAAAGCTTGTGGCTACAGGGTCCTCTGAACTAGTTGACGTTTCCAAAAGGTGGGCCAAATGA
- the STP2 gene encoding Sugar (and other) transporter family protein — protein sequence MKVKTSKSLICEAAIGALGALCFGLTVAALNTTKEFAIVDMEWCKGETDIYDCPKSQLFAGLSNGSTFIGAAFGSLLIGLSGGIGRRVTLMIVNWFFVVGCILSTAAVNFAMLFIGRLISGFGIGLAAVIPVFLVEICHPKQRKYFAVIYQLFITFGLLISAGWQLAHGRVVTNVLQDGVTPFKLSIWDKIVWRGTQFLPVFCCIASLVLIHFVVPFDTPYELISKGKTEEAREVIEKLHGKEEVDEVYDEFDRDQEVAKSTPSIPLLRAFKTPKYRKVIIHAFVLAAIQQLVGITILTSNVAKIFTKVMGRNYGSTLASSSMFLVNFISTVVLTFVIGKFGRKTFLVWGIGFSTIFMALSSFSKPIGKEASWVPIVSSIGSFGFIIGFAFGLGGIVWVYLSEVFATEYRDGALSVAVFINWLCASLTLIASEFLISYSEVVVSIILFAFSLFGLVYVIVFIKETKGVPIGKAYD from the coding sequence ATGAAGGTTAAAACGTCTAAATCGTTGATTTGTGAAGCAGCTATTGGAGCTCTTGGAGCTTTGTGTTTCGGATTGACAGTCGCTGCCCTTAATACTACCAAGGAATTTGCCATAGTGGATATGGAATGGTGTAAAGGAGAAACCGATATTTATGATTGTCCAAAGTCTCAGTTGTTCGCTGGTCTTTCCAATGGTTCAACTTTCATTGGAGCAGCTTTCGGTTCACTTCTGATTGGTTTATCTGGAGGAATAGGAAGGAGGGTCACATTGATGATAGTTAACTGGTTCTTTGTTGTAGGATGTATATTATCTACTGCAGCCGTAAATTTTGCTATGCTTTTTATTGGTCGTTTGATTTCTGGATTCGGAATTGGTCTGGCTGCTGTTATACCGGTATTTTTGGTTGAAATATGTCATCCTAAGCAAAGAAAGTACTTTGCTGTGATATACCAACTGTTCATTACCTTTGGTTTACTGATTTCGGCAGGATGGCAATTGGCCCATGGTCGTGTTGTAACTAATGTTCTTCAGGATGGAGTTACTCCTTTTAAACTTAGTATATGGGATAAGATTGTATGGCGTGGTACACAGTTCTTACCAGTGTTTTGTTGTATAGCCTCACTAGTCTTAATTCACTTCGTAGTTCCATTTGATACACCCTATGAATTGATTTCAAAGGGTAAAACAGAAGAGGCTCGTGAAGTCATCGAAAAACTTCACGGAAAAGAAGAAGTAGATGAGGTATATGATGAATTCGATAGAGACCAAGAAGTTGCTAAATCAACACCAAGTATACCACTGTTGAGGGCATTTAAAACACCAAAGTATAGGAAGGTCATTATTCATGCATTTGTATTGGCAGCCATCCAGCAATTGGTGGGAATTACTATTTTAACCTCTAACGTTGCAAAGATATTCACCAAGGTCATGGGCAGGAATTATGGATCTACATTGGCATCATCCTCCATGTTTTTAGTTAACTTCATATCGACCGTCGTCCTCACCTTTGTCATTGGTAAATTTGGAAGAAAAACATTCTTGGTTTGGGGTATTGGTTTCTCGACCATCTTCATGGCACTGTCATCCTTCAGTAAACCAATTGGTAAAGAAGCCTCATGGGTTCCCATAGTCTCTTCTATAGGTTCCTTCGGTTTCATTATTGGTTTTGCGTTTGGATTGGGAGGAATAGTATGGGTATATCTCTCTGAGGTATTTGCAACTGAATACAGGGACGGAGCACTGAGTGTTGCCGTTTTCATCAACTGGTTATGCGCTTCGCTTACATTAATTGCATCCGAATTTTTGATTTCATACTCAGAAGTTGTTGTAAGTATAATTCTGTTTGCATTCTCATTGTTCGGTCTCGTCTATGTAATCGTATTCATTAAGGAGACCAAGGGGGTTCCAATTGGAAAGGCATACGATTAA
- the Cnot3 gene encoding NOT2 / NOT3 / NOT5 family protein, which translates to MNKNINFERRNTRGEQRNSAFKAKIESKASRLKTFLELGALRCVFEPRKPYTPVNPWKAPPSLPQRPLTNYATPAFYLRLREDTLFFIFYYLPNTIQQKLAAKELRRLSWRFHKKYLAWFQRAEAPTKVTETFEQGTFVYFDPEEWKRVIKHDFTFHYNFLD; encoded by the exons atgaataaaaatataaactttGAGAGACGAAATACTCGCGGag AGCAGAGAAACTCTGCCTTTAAGGCAAAAATTGAATCAA aAGCTTCGAGGTTAAAGACTTTTCTTGAGTTAGGGGCTCTAAGGTGTGTATTTGAGCCCAGAAAGCCATATACTCCAGTTAACCCCTGGAAAGCTCCACCCTCTTTACCTCAAAGACCACTCACTAACTATGCCACACCAGCCTTTTACCTGAGACTCCGTGAAGATACTCTTTTCTTCATCTTCTATTATCTCCCC AACACGATACAGCAGAAACTGGCTGCTAAGGAGTTGAGGAGATTATCGTGGAGATTCCATAAAAAGTATTTGGCGTGGTTTCAGAGGGCTGAGGCGCCCACCAAGGTTACTGAGACCTTTGAACAAGGAACGTTCGTATATTTTGACCCGGAAG AGTGGAAAAGGGTGATTAAGCACGATTTTACTTTCCATTACAATTTCCTGGACTAG
- a CDS encoding putative integral membrane protein — protein sequence MHSDSSKIRKMHKKRPKEGEISEDKRKYIHSRNSFLFFLLGMSVYPNTDSSLLAQKVFSCENFTNDIMLVHNMSLTIIGLLFSFLGGRYEFYIFIGSVWGSLLCHLCHILIGFYGTTIHARNSFICIFFFLGIFRSSLSFTCPHIISKLFLFSAYLLFNNSRSAFSLSMGVKTIQQARLNLVICHCLQAFITFVGAVWSTILFITYKDEDALKDNEKYDVQKIANKKIENFKYLKYYYPRFILYHICSVKYIFHTGLIPFLLELPMPIKLRGSISYTFGEFLGRNSGLFFDETVITKPGDSIDTAFFVLRDIPLFFLIFAIITLNGAIMYSTFTAKIAISRSPPFVLTALIVSGLSYGYLISKATLGSNAILQYYSKKITEETIPRESKVVSEVITITYYCSLFIPYSISKIIEKSLRKSRVSRDYILSRNFGNLSVNDVHILLTLLNK from the exons ATGCATTCTGATTCCAGTAAAATTAGAAAGATGCATAAAAAACGACCTAAAGAAGGAGAGATATCAGAAGACAAAAGAAAGTACATCCATTCACGAAATAGTTTCCTTTTTTTTCTACTAGGAATGTCTGTATATCCTAATACAGATAGTAGTCTACTTGCTCAAAAAGTATTTTCATGTGAAAATTTCACTAATGATATTATGCTTGTCCACAATATGTCCCTAACAATTATCGGTTTGTTGTTTTCATTTTTGGGCGGCAGATACGAGTTTTATATCTTTATCGGTTCCGTTTGGGGATCACTATTGTGCCATTTATGCCATATTTTAATCGGTTTTTACGGGACAACTATCCACGCACGTAATTCTTTCATTTGCATTTTTTTCTTTTTGGGAATATTTAGGTCGTCATTATCCTTTACAT gTCCTCATATTATTTCAAAACTTTTTTTGTTTTCTGCCTATCTCctttttaataattcaCGTTCAGCCTTTTCACTTTCTATGG GCGTTAAAACAATTCAACAAGCCAGGTTAAATTTGGTTATTTGTCATTGCTTACAAGCATTTATCACTTTCGTTGGTGCCGTTTGGTCTActattttgtttattacTTATAAAGATGAAGATGCTCTTAAGGATAACGAAAAATATGACGTTCAAAAAATTgcaaataaaaaaatagaGAATTTCAAATATCTAAAGTATTACTATCCAAGGTTTATTCTGTATCACATTTGCTCAgtaaaatacatttttcatACTGGTTTAATACCATTCTTGCTTGAACTTCCCATGCCTATTAAACTGAGAGGTTCAATTTCTTATACATTTGGTGAATTTTTAGGCAGAAATTCAGGTTTATTTTTTGATGAGACAGTTATAACAAAGCCAGGTGATTCAATAGATACTGCCTTTTTTGTTCTCAGAGATATCCCCctattttttttaatatttgcCATTATAACTTTAAATGGAGCAATAATGTACTCTACATTTACTGCTAAAATAGCGATTAGTAGAAGTCCTCCCTTTGTTTTAACAGCACTAATTGTTTCAGGTCTAAGTTACGGTTATCTTATATCAAAAGCAACTCTGGGCTCCAATGCAATTCTTCAGTATTATTCAAAAAAAATAACAGAAGAAACGATCCCTCGAGAATCAAAGGTTGTATCTGaagttattactattacatACTACTGTTCTCTATTTATTCCTTATTCGatttcaaaaattattgaaaaaagTTTAAGGAAAAGTAGAGTTTCTCGAGACTACATTTTGTCAAGGAACTTTGGAAACTTATCAGTTAACGACGTACACATTTTACTCACATTGTTgaacaaataa
- the STP2 gene encoding Sugar (and other) transporter family protein: MIPKASGPLIAGASIGALGALCFGLTSAALNTTKEFAIVDMGWCKNEIDIYDCPKSQLFAGLSNGSTFLGAAFGSLLIGISGKIGRRITLYLINSFFVVGSTLSASSVNFIMLFMGRLISGFGIGLAAVIPVFLVEICHPKQRKYFAVIYQLFITFGLLISAGWQLAHGRVVTNEDKGGPFVLTTWDKVVWRGTQFLPVLCCIASLILIHFVVSFDTPYELISKGKTEEAREVIEKLHGKEEVDEVFNEFDRDQEVAKSTPSIPLSTAIKNPKYRKVIIHAFVLAAIQQLVGVTILTSNVTKIFLKVMGRNYNSTIASSSILLVNFVATVILTFIIGKFGRKTFLVWGIGFSTIFMALSSFSKPIGKEASWVPIVSSIGSFGFIIGFAFGLGGIMWVYLSEVFGTEYRNGALSVAVFINWLCASLTLIASEFLISYSEVVVSIILFAFSLFGFFYVAVFIKETKGVTIGRAYD, from the coding sequence ATGATTCCTAAAGCTTCTGGACCCCTGATTGCAGGAGCATCCATTGGAGCTCTTGGAGCCTTATGTTTTGGTCTAACGTCTGCGGCACTTAATACCACTAAAGAATTCGCAATAGTAGATATGGGATGGTGCAAAAACGAGATCGATATTTATGATTGCCCAAAATCGCAATTGTTTGCCGGTCTCTCTAACGGCTCAACATTTCTCGGAGCTGCTTTTGGATCACTTTTAATTGGTATTTCCGGGAAAATCGGAAGGAGGATCActttatacttaataaattcattCTTTGTTGTTGGATCTACGTTGTCCGCTTCAtctgtaaattttattatgttgTTCATGGGCCGCCTCATTTCTGGATTCGGAATTGGTCTGGCTGCTGTTATACCGGTATTTTTGGTTGAAATATGTCATCCTAAGCAAAGAAAGTACTTTGCTGTGATATACCAACTGTTCATTACCTTTGGTTTACTGATTTCGGCAGGATGGCAATTGGCCCATGGTCGTGTTGTGACCAATGAAGACAAAGGGGGTCCCTTTGTACTTACCACATGGGATAAGGTTGTATGGCGTGGTACTCAATTTTTACCAGTGTTATGCTGCATAGCTTCTTTGATTCTAATTCACTTTGTTGTCTCATTTGATACACCATATGAATTGATTTCAAAGGGTAAAACTGAGGAAGCACGTGAAGTCATTGAAAAGCTCCATGGAAAGGAAGAGGTCGATGAAGTCTTTAATGAATTCGACAGAGATCAGGAAGTTGCCAAATCAACCCCAAGCATACCTTTATCCACAGCAATCAAAAATCCTAAATACAGAAAGGTAATCATTCACGCATTCGTATTGGCTGCCATTCAACAGTTGGTCGGAGTGACTATCCTTACGTCAAATGTCACCAAAATTTTCCTTAAAGTAATGGGTAGGAATTATAACTCCACTATAGCTTCGTCATCGATACTTTTGGTTAATTTTGTGGCAACTGTCATTCTTACTTTCATTATTGGTAAATTTGGGAGGAAAACATTCTTAGTCTGGGGTATTGGTTTCTCGACCATCTTCATGGCACTGTCATCCTTCAGTAAACCAATTGGTAAAGAAGCCTCGTGGGTTCCCATAGTCTCTTCTATAGGTTCCTTCGGTTTCATTATTGGTTTTGCATTTGGTTTGGGAGGTATTATGTGGGTTTATTTATCCGAAGTTTTCGGGACCGAGTATAGAAACGGTGCCTTGAGTGTTGCTGTTTTTATCAACTGGTTATGTGCCTCACTTACCTTAATTGCATCCGAATTCCTAATTTCATACTCGGAAGTTGTTGTAAGTATAATTCTTTTTGCATTCTCATTGTTCGGTTTCTTTTACGTTGCTGTATTCATTAAAGAAACTAAAGGTGTTACGATCGGAAGGGCGTATGATTAA
- the cysS gene encoding cysteine--tRNA ligase has product MFFSTLFLYIFNVMLCLRGINTFKLINRAFVKDSIHFSNYLDFKRMANESELRKWEIPSKKDKFLTGLYVKNSLSPSSKVEFVPEEGRKVKWYTCGPTVYDVAHMGHARTYIACDTIRSILENYLNYDLFFVENITDVDDKIIQRALNEGKSYSEVSSHWEREFWNDMLSLGVSLPDCITRVSDYMVEIVDFIKKILDNGYAYVSDGSVYFDIEAFRSSGKHVYAKLEPTSFNDLNRILDAEGTLGEVSVNKKSKSDFALWKKSKVNEPSWDSPWGKGRPGWHIECSAMSTCIFGKEVFDIHSGGVDLRFPHHDNEIAQSEAYFDSNKWANYFLHFGHLHIHGLKMSKSLKNFISIKEMLTKYNKRQIRILFLNSRYDSTLNFNSGPDGMDEPVSIDETFFNFFSTLNSKLSSLSVDQKWSEDDLNLNKEFEKLKSNVHAAFLDNFDTPKVLSNLCKFISTVNTFISDSKTQIKYTQALLFKQYLYRILGVLKLVEPGCEYGVENKSESSENEKSLLNELVNLRQKTRAFAQATLKNNLDSEATKDLLKHCDHLRDQKLPNLGIILEDCDDGTSVVKYKSLQDQQLEKARKELKKEQRLQEENERLQRLSIPPEEFIHRTYPNKFGKLDENHLPLEYSDGTPISKSERKSVEKIMEKHKRQYYKRLET; this is encoded by the exons ATGTTCTTTTCAACTTTATTTctgtatatatttaatgttatgCTTTGTTTAAGGGGTATTAATacttttaaacttattaaTAGGGCTTTTGTCAAAGATTCTATACATTTCAGCAACTACTTAGACTTTAAAAGAATGGCGAATGAATCAGAACTCAGAAAATGGGAAATCCCCTCTaaaaaagataaatttttaacaggtttatatgttaaaaattcattaagCCCTTCCTCGAAGGTGGAATTCGTCCCAGAG GAGGGAAGAAAGGTTAAGTGGTACACCTGCGGCCCAACTGTATATGATGTAGCTCATATGGGTCATGCAAGAACATATATAGCCTGTGATACCATAAGGAGTATTTTGGAGAATTATCTAAATTACGACTTATTTTTTGTCGAAAATATAACTGATGTCGATGATAAAATCATTCAAAGAGCCTTAAATGag ggTAAATCGTATTCCGAGGTTTCTTCACATTGGGAAAGGGAATTCTGGAACGATATGCTTTCACTTGGTGTCag TTTACCTGACTGTATAACACGTGTTAGTGATTATATGGTTGAAATTGTGGATTTTATTAAGAAGATACTCGACAATGGATATGCCTATGTGTCAGATGGGAGCGTTTATTTTGATATTGAAGCCTTTAGAAGTAGCGGGAAACACGTCTACGCAAAACTTGAACCAACAAGTTTTAATGATTTGAACCGTATTTTGGATGCTGAAGGAACACTTGGGGAAGTCTCAGTAAACAAGAAATCAAAAAGTGATTTTGCCCTTTGGAAGAAGTCAAAAGTAAATGAACCATCTTGGGATAGTCCTTGGGGAAAGGGGAGACCAG gatGGCATATTGAATGTAGTGCAATGTCAACATGTATATTTGGCAAAGAGGTTTTTGATATACATTCTGGAGGAGTTGACCTCCGATTTCCGCATCATGACAATGAAATAGCTCAATCTGAAGCATATTTTGATAGTAATAAATGGGCAAACTATTTTCTACACTTCGGCCACTTACACATACATGGTTTGAAGATGAGCAAAAGCCTTAAAAACTTTATATCAATTAAAGAAATGTTAACTAAGTACAATAAAAGACAGATCcgtatattatttttaaactcaaG ATATGACTCAACTTTGAACTTTAATTCTGGTCCTGATGGCATGGACGAGCCAGTGTCAATTGATGAAACATTTTTCAACTTTTTTTCAACACTAAATTCAAAATTGTCAAGTTTATCAGTTGATCAAAAGTGGTCAGAGGATGATTTGAACCTCAATAAAGAATTCGAGAAACTTAAATCAAAT GTGCATGCAGCATTCCTGGACAATTTTGACACACCCAAAGTCTTGTCAAAtctttgtaaatttatttcaactGTAAACACTTTTATATCTGACTCCAAAACGCAAATTAAGTATACTCAAGCACTCTTGTTTAAGCAGTACCTGTATCGCATCCTTGGG GTGTTAAAACTGGTTGAACCCGGTTGTGAATACGGTGTGGAAAATAAATCTGAGTCATCAGAAAATGAAAAGTCACTTTTGAACGAATTGGTTAACTTACGACAGAAg ACCAGAGCATTTGCCCAAGCAACTCTGAAGAATAATCTTGATTCTGAAGCCACCAAAGATTTGTTAAAACACTGTGATCATTTGAGGGACCAAAAATTGCCAAATTTGGGAATAATTCTCGAAGATTGTGATGACGGAACTAGTGTTGTTAAGTACAAATCCCT acaGGACCAACAGCTTGAAAAGGCCCGGAAGGAATTAAAAAAGGAACAAAGACTCCAAGaagag aATGAAAGGCTTCAAAGGCTGTCAATTCCCCCAGAAGAATTTATACACAGAACATACCCAAACAAATTTGGAAAACTAGATGAAAATCACCTTCCTTTGGAGTATTCTGATGGTACCCCAATTAGTAAATCAGAAAGAAAATCCGTTGAGAAG ATAATGGAGAAGCATAAAAGGCAATACTATAAGAGGCTGGAGACATAA
- a CDS encoding RAP domain protein produces the protein MNRLLTNVTYKYFFRFNFKNISTFINSGNDPNLIKTLTPKQLGRIAFDVSKCANSDIRIWDTFVQTSQNLFNSFDYKDTLRVLRGLNTFYDYLNYDLRRADVPFLANLLDKLYDCCESYNCTELSEVAEIISTFIISNQLLLDSGSSQIDPWNLLCKISISFKIRLAEATPSDIVRLLVSFSKVGSCDNDLLETLVQYSITNKSFTLEQLRTICASCVILNHYHVKLLDTLCESYINQDVGINDLAILSFIFSNSSYTNRKVIHLFEKNLKNDVGNIDLPSFCLNLHKIGVKVPEDYINLINVDSLKTDTLINLLVLFSKFPSKQIPVLNKLKSINLGDMEKIPNVTEDYKFKILEYIANGSFTKTTHDLFNLFISEGLFNSDDTRLIPLLTKLPVHWILENFEKIDFKGVKTENVDDSTIIQTGLISFLKFCNDGLTCSPETSKMLMDKIQNSINEMERIHNISHLDTIFDMLPAEELDATPHILINQIRKTLNIEIQTEVIQGKLKIFLIKGSRDSLFLTFPEDFLSSDHLDFQCSWIPPGKVPRLEVLSKMYYITSLNYNITPISHYAWNKILNKESKLNYLPKLTL, from the exons atgaaCAGACTTCTTACAAATGtaacatataaatatttttttagatttaattttaaaaatatctCCACTTTTATAAACTCTGGAAATGATCCTAATTTGATCAAAACTCTTACACCCAAACAACTAG GAAGGATTGCTTTTGATGTTTCTAAATGTGCAAACAGTGATATAAGAATCTGGGATACATTCGTACAAACCTCCCAAAACCTGTTTAATTCATTCGATTATAAGGACACTTTGAGGGTTTTGAGGGGGttaaatacattttatgACTATTTAAACTATGATTTACGCAGAGCTGATGTTCCTTTTCTGGCAAATCTCTTGGATAAACTGTATGATTGT TGCGAAAGTTACAACTGTACAGAGCTTTCTGAAGTTGCCGAAATAATTtcaacatttattatttcaaatCAACTTCTGCTAGATTCTGGTAGTTCACAAATAGACCCTTGGAATTTGttatgtaaaatttcaatttcatttaaaataagGTTGGCTGAAGCCACTCCTTCTGATATAGTTAGACTACTGGTTTCCTTTTCCAAAGTTGGATCTTGCGATAACGATCTCTTGG AAACGTTGGTTCAATATTCCATAACAAACAAGAGTTTTACCCTTGAACAACTAAGAACTATATGTGCTAGTTGTGTAATACTCAACCACTACCATGTGAAACTACTTGACACTCTTTGTGAATCATATATTAATCAAG atGTTGGAATTAATGACCTTGCTATTTTATCCTTTATCTTTAGTAATTCTTCTTATACTAACAGGAAAGTCATCCATCTTTTCGAAaaaaacttgaaaaatgaTGTTGGGAATATTGATTTACCTAgcttttgtttaaatttacacaagATTGGGGTAAAAGTTCCAGAG GATTACATAAACTTAATCAATGTTGATTCACTAAAAACTGACACATTAATTAACCTTTTGGTTTTGTTTTCCAAATTTCCTTCTAAACAGATCCCAGTTTTGAATAAATTGAAGAGCATAAATTTGGGGGATATGGAAAAAATTCCCAAT GTTACAGAGGACTACAAGTTTAAGATTTTGGAATATATAGCAAATGGATCATTTACTAAGACCACCCATGATCTGTTTAATCTGTTTATTTCTGAAGGACTTTTCAATTCTGATGATACCAGGTTGATTCCATTGCTAACTAAGTTACCTGTACACTGGATATTGGAAAATTTTGAGAAGattgattttaaaggaGTTAAAACAGAAAACGTAGATGATTCAACCATTATTCAAACAGGactaatttcatttttaaagttttgCAACGATGGCTTGACCTGTAGCCCTGAAACTAGTAAGATGCTAATGGATAAGATACAAAATAGTATCAATGAAATGGAAAGAATTCACAACATTTCACACCTTGATACAATTTTTGATATGCTTCCGGCCGAAGAACTTGATGCTACTCCACATATACTAATAAATCAGATAAGAAAAACCCTTAATATAGAGATACAG ACTGAAGTAATTCAAGGTAAATTGAAGATTTTCTTAATAAAAGGTTCTCGCgattcattatttttaacgtTTCCGGAAGATTTCTTGAGTTCGGATCATCTGGATTTTCAATGTTCCTGGATTCCACCGGGCAAGGTACCTCGTCTTGAGGTGTTGTCAAAAAtgtactatataactagtCTAAATTACAACATTACCCCAATCTCTCACTATGCAtggaataaaattttaaataaagagtcgaaattaaattatttacccaAATTGACGTTATAA